The following are encoded together in the Syngnathus typhle isolate RoL2023-S1 ecotype Sweden linkage group LG5, RoL_Styp_1.0, whole genome shotgun sequence genome:
- the rtkna gene encoding rhotekin isoform X1 — protein MFCRNQTTRATVARGSALEMEIRRGKFRKSLYVNTTQDSDIQKKIDHEIRMRDGACKLLAACSQRDQSLEAAKSLQTCSTRIMAYMSELQKMKEAQVMQKATRRSSDAGPMDDRLPCKGKVAISDLRIPLMWKDTEYFKNKGELHRCAVFCLLQLGGDIFDTDMVIVDRTLTDICFDNIIVFGEAGPAFELRVELYSCCSEDDFSAGSTPRKLASKLSSSLGRSAGKKLRAAMEPGPCSPVSNGGASPLLLPVPSVPGPKYHLLAHTTLSLSHAQDNFRTHDLTISGNEECSYWLPLYGSVCCRLAAQPQCMTQQMMSGPLKVSQLGGGPPSWTKVYAVLKGTSLSCYQRQEDVQDGGVDPAFTIAISKETRIRVSEKDAQGKAQNVCISNQYGGEDVTHILTTDSREETHKWMEAFWQHFYDMSQWKQCCNDLMKIEQPSPRKPTPVAPKQGSLYHEMVIESSDEFGSNVSDMLARRMQELALRSQLGTSPTWMSLFEENHPKSAAPPGPCSSRLAGPLDPQRLTRSPASPPRAPLSSNASLTSDSDSHCSTSPCSRHHGWPEPSPGFSLSSPSRHRPRTLSLDAKLSTLRGRGYAGGGAFRYTCRPPASSRSPLSQRSAQTALSGSTSSSSSSNSEGGHSPETSECAAFSRPSPARRSLRNLRARLDPRNWLQSQV, from the exons GACAGCGACATCCAGAAAAAAATCGACCATGAGATCCGGATGCGCGACGGGGCCTGCAAGCTGCTGGCCGCCTGCTCGCAGCGAGACCAGTCCTTGGAAGCGGCCAAGAGCCTGCAGACGTGCAGCACCCGCATCATGGCCTACATGTCCGAGCTGCAGAAGATGAAGGAGGCGCAGGTCATGCAGAAGGCCACGCGGAGGTCGTCCGACGCCGGGCCCATGGATGACCGACTGCCGTGCAAAGGAAAAGTCGCCATATCGG ATCTGCGTATACCTCTCATGTGGAAAGACACCGAGTACTTCAAGAACAAAGGAG AGCTCCATCGCTGTGCAGTGTTTTGCCTGCTGCAGTTGGGAGGAGACATCTTCGACACGGACATGGTGATAGTGGACCGCACGCTCACGGACATTTGCTTCGACAACATCATTGTATT CGGGGAAGCCGGCCCTGCTTTCGAGCTGCGCGTCGAGCTGTACAGCTGCTGCTCAGAAGACGACTTCTCCGCGGGGAGCACGCCCAGGAAGCTAGCCAGCAAGCTGAGCTCCTCCTTGGGTCGCTCGGCCGGCAAGAAACTGCGGGCGGCTATGGAGCCTGGGCCCTGCAGCCCAGTGAGCAACGGAGGGGCCTCGCCTCTTTTGCTGCCGGTTCCTTCCGTACC GGGCCCCAAGTACCACCTGCTGGCTCATACCACCCTGTCGCTGTCACACGCCCAGGACAATTTCCGAACGCACGACCTCACCATCTCGGGCAACG AAGAGTGCTCGTACTGGCTGCCTCTCTATGGAAGCGTGTGTTGCCGCCTTGCAGCCCAGCCTCAGTGTATGACCCAGCAGATGATGAGCGGACCTTTAAAAGTGTCG CAGTTGGGTGGCGGCCCTCCCAGTTGGACCAAAGTCTACGCGGTCTTGAAAGGAACCAGCCTCTCCTGCTACCAACGACAAGAAGACGTCCAGGACGGTGGCGTGGACCCGGCTTTCACCATCGCCATCAGCAAG GAGACGAGGATACGCGTGTCAGAGAAGGACGCTCAGGGCAAAGCTCAGAACGTTTGCATCAGCAACCAGTACGGCGGCGAAGACGTCACGCACATTCTCACCACGGACAGTCGCGAGGAGACGCACAAGTGGATGGAGGCCTTCTGGCAGCACTTCTACGACATGA GTCAGTGGAAGCAGTGCTGCAATGACTTGATGAAAATTGAGCAGCCGTCGCCACGGAAACCAACCCCCGTCGCGCCGAAGCAGGGCTCCCTTTACCACGAAATGG TTATTGAGTCTTCGGACGAGTTCGGCAGCAACGTGTCGGACATGTTGGCCCGGAGGATGCAGGAGTTGGCACTGCGCAGCCAGCTGGGCACCTCTCCCACCTGGATGTCCCTCTTTGAGGAGAACCACCCCAAAAGCGCCGCCCCCCCTGGTCCTTGCAGCTCCCGCCTGGCGGGGCCCCTCGACCCACAGCGCCTCACCCGGAGCCCCGCCAGCCCCCCGCGGGCTCCGCTGTCCTCCAATGCCAGCCTGACGTCAGACAGCGACAGCCACTGCAGCACCAGCCCGTGCTCGCGCCACCACGGCTGGCCCGAGCCCTCGCCGGGCTTCTCCCTGTCGTCCCCGTCCCGCCACCGGCCGCGCACGCTCTCGCTGGATGCCAAGCTCAGCACGCTACGGGGGAGGGGCTACGCAGGAGGGGGCGCCTTCCGCTACACCTGCCGGCCTCCCGCTTCGTCCCGCTCGCCGCTGTCCCAGCGCAGCGCGCAGACGGCGCTGTCCGGCTCCACCTccagcagcagctccagcaaCAGCGAGGGCGGACACAGCCCAGAGACGTCCGAGTGCGCCGCCTTCTCGCGGCCTTCGCCGGCCAGACGCAGCCTCAGGAACCTCAGGGCCAGACTGGACCCCCGCAACTGGCTCCAAAGTCAGGTGTGA
- the rtkna gene encoding rhotekin isoform X3 — protein MFCRNQTTRATVARGSALEMEIRRGKFRKSLYVNTTQDSDIQKKIDHEIRMRDGACKLLAACSQRDQSLEAAKSLQTCSTRIMAYMSELQKMKEAQVMQKATRRSSDAGPMDDRLPCKGKVAISDLRIPLMWKDTEYFKNKGELHRCAVFCLLQLGGDIFDTDMVIVDRTLTDICFDNIIVFGEAGPAFELRVELYSCCSEDDFSAGSTPRKLASKLSSSLGRSAGKKLRAAMEPGPCSPVSNGGASPLLLPVPSVPGPKYHLLAHTTLSLSHAQDNFRTHDLTISGNEECSYWLPLYGSVCCRLAAQPQCMTQQMMSGPLKVSLGGGPPSWTKVYAVLKGTSLSCYQRQEDVQDGGVDPAFTIAISKETRIRVSEKDAQGKAQNVCISNQYGGEDVTHILTTDSREETHKWMEAFWQHFYDMSQWKQCCNDLMKIEQPSPRKPTPVAPKQGSLYHEMVIESSDEFGSNVSDMLARRMQELALRSQLGTSPTWMSLFEENHPKSAAPPGPCSSRLAGPLDPQRLTRSPASPPRAPLSSNASLTSDSDSHCSTSPCSRHHGWPEPSPGFSLSSPSRHRPRTLSLDAKLSTLRGRGYAGGGAFRYTCRPPASSRSPLSQRSAQTALSGSTSSSSSSNSEGGHSPETSECAAFSRPSPARRSLRNLRARLDPRNWLQSQV, from the exons GACAGCGACATCCAGAAAAAAATCGACCATGAGATCCGGATGCGCGACGGGGCCTGCAAGCTGCTGGCCGCCTGCTCGCAGCGAGACCAGTCCTTGGAAGCGGCCAAGAGCCTGCAGACGTGCAGCACCCGCATCATGGCCTACATGTCCGAGCTGCAGAAGATGAAGGAGGCGCAGGTCATGCAGAAGGCCACGCGGAGGTCGTCCGACGCCGGGCCCATGGATGACCGACTGCCGTGCAAAGGAAAAGTCGCCATATCGG ATCTGCGTATACCTCTCATGTGGAAAGACACCGAGTACTTCAAGAACAAAGGAG AGCTCCATCGCTGTGCAGTGTTTTGCCTGCTGCAGTTGGGAGGAGACATCTTCGACACGGACATGGTGATAGTGGACCGCACGCTCACGGACATTTGCTTCGACAACATCATTGTATT CGGGGAAGCCGGCCCTGCTTTCGAGCTGCGCGTCGAGCTGTACAGCTGCTGCTCAGAAGACGACTTCTCCGCGGGGAGCACGCCCAGGAAGCTAGCCAGCAAGCTGAGCTCCTCCTTGGGTCGCTCGGCCGGCAAGAAACTGCGGGCGGCTATGGAGCCTGGGCCCTGCAGCCCAGTGAGCAACGGAGGGGCCTCGCCTCTTTTGCTGCCGGTTCCTTCCGTACC GGGCCCCAAGTACCACCTGCTGGCTCATACCACCCTGTCGCTGTCACACGCCCAGGACAATTTCCGAACGCACGACCTCACCATCTCGGGCAACG AAGAGTGCTCGTACTGGCTGCCTCTCTATGGAAGCGTGTGTTGCCGCCTTGCAGCCCAGCCTCAGTGTATGACCCAGCAGATGATGAGCGGACCTTTAAAAGTGTCG TTGGGTGGCGGCCCTCCCAGTTGGACCAAAGTCTACGCGGTCTTGAAAGGAACCAGCCTCTCCTGCTACCAACGACAAGAAGACGTCCAGGACGGTGGCGTGGACCCGGCTTTCACCATCGCCATCAGCAAG GAGACGAGGATACGCGTGTCAGAGAAGGACGCTCAGGGCAAAGCTCAGAACGTTTGCATCAGCAACCAGTACGGCGGCGAAGACGTCACGCACATTCTCACCACGGACAGTCGCGAGGAGACGCACAAGTGGATGGAGGCCTTCTGGCAGCACTTCTACGACATGA GTCAGTGGAAGCAGTGCTGCAATGACTTGATGAAAATTGAGCAGCCGTCGCCACGGAAACCAACCCCCGTCGCGCCGAAGCAGGGCTCCCTTTACCACGAAATGG TTATTGAGTCTTCGGACGAGTTCGGCAGCAACGTGTCGGACATGTTGGCCCGGAGGATGCAGGAGTTGGCACTGCGCAGCCAGCTGGGCACCTCTCCCACCTGGATGTCCCTCTTTGAGGAGAACCACCCCAAAAGCGCCGCCCCCCCTGGTCCTTGCAGCTCCCGCCTGGCGGGGCCCCTCGACCCACAGCGCCTCACCCGGAGCCCCGCCAGCCCCCCGCGGGCTCCGCTGTCCTCCAATGCCAGCCTGACGTCAGACAGCGACAGCCACTGCAGCACCAGCCCGTGCTCGCGCCACCACGGCTGGCCCGAGCCCTCGCCGGGCTTCTCCCTGTCGTCCCCGTCCCGCCACCGGCCGCGCACGCTCTCGCTGGATGCCAAGCTCAGCACGCTACGGGGGAGGGGCTACGCAGGAGGGGGCGCCTTCCGCTACACCTGCCGGCCTCCCGCTTCGTCCCGCTCGCCGCTGTCCCAGCGCAGCGCGCAGACGGCGCTGTCCGGCTCCACCTccagcagcagctccagcaaCAGCGAGGGCGGACACAGCCCAGAGACGTCCGAGTGCGCCGCCTTCTCGCGGCCTTCGCCGGCCAGACGCAGCCTCAGGAACCTCAGGGCCAGACTGGACCCCCGCAACTGGCTCCAAAGTCAGGTGTGA
- the rtkna gene encoding rhotekin isoform X4 — protein sequence MPLDKLTNMEEKLWILEDLNMMYIRQIALSLQDSDIQKKIDHEIRMRDGACKLLAACSQRDQSLEAAKSLQTCSTRIMAYMSELQKMKEAQVMQKATRRSSDAGPMDDRLPCKGKVAISDLRIPLMWKDTEYFKNKGELHRCAVFCLLQLGGDIFDTDMVIVDRTLTDICFDNIIVFGEAGPAFELRVELYSCCSEDDFSAGSTPRKLASKLSSSLGRSAGKKLRAAMEPGPCSPVSNGGASPLLLPVPSVPGPKYHLLAHTTLSLSHAQDNFRTHDLTISGNEECSYWLPLYGSVCCRLAAQPQCMTQQMMSGPLKVSQLGGGPPSWTKVYAVLKGTSLSCYQRQEDVQDGGVDPAFTIAISKETRIRVSEKDAQGKAQNVCISNQYGGEDVTHILTTDSREETHKWMEAFWQHFYDMSQWKQCCNDLMKIEQPSPRKPTPVAPKQGSLYHEMVIESSDEFGSNVSDMLARRMQELALRSQLGTSPTWMSLFEENHPKSAAPPGPCSSRLAGPLDPQRLTRSPASPPRAPLSSNASLTSDSDSHCSTSPCSRHHGWPEPSPGFSLSSPSRHRPRTLSLDAKLSTLRGRGYAGGGAFRYTCRPPASSRSPLSQRSAQTALSGSTSSSSSSNSEGGHSPETSECAAFSRPSPARRSLRNLRARLDPRNWLQSQV from the exons ATGCCGCTTGATAAACTGACAAACATGGAGGAAAAACTGTGGATATTGGAGGACCTGAATATGATGTACATCCGGCAGATTGCTCTCAGTTTGCAG GACAGCGACATCCAGAAAAAAATCGACCATGAGATCCGGATGCGCGACGGGGCCTGCAAGCTGCTGGCCGCCTGCTCGCAGCGAGACCAGTCCTTGGAAGCGGCCAAGAGCCTGCAGACGTGCAGCACCCGCATCATGGCCTACATGTCCGAGCTGCAGAAGATGAAGGAGGCGCAGGTCATGCAGAAGGCCACGCGGAGGTCGTCCGACGCCGGGCCCATGGATGACCGACTGCCGTGCAAAGGAAAAGTCGCCATATCGG ATCTGCGTATACCTCTCATGTGGAAAGACACCGAGTACTTCAAGAACAAAGGAG AGCTCCATCGCTGTGCAGTGTTTTGCCTGCTGCAGTTGGGAGGAGACATCTTCGACACGGACATGGTGATAGTGGACCGCACGCTCACGGACATTTGCTTCGACAACATCATTGTATT CGGGGAAGCCGGCCCTGCTTTCGAGCTGCGCGTCGAGCTGTACAGCTGCTGCTCAGAAGACGACTTCTCCGCGGGGAGCACGCCCAGGAAGCTAGCCAGCAAGCTGAGCTCCTCCTTGGGTCGCTCGGCCGGCAAGAAACTGCGGGCGGCTATGGAGCCTGGGCCCTGCAGCCCAGTGAGCAACGGAGGGGCCTCGCCTCTTTTGCTGCCGGTTCCTTCCGTACC GGGCCCCAAGTACCACCTGCTGGCTCATACCACCCTGTCGCTGTCACACGCCCAGGACAATTTCCGAACGCACGACCTCACCATCTCGGGCAACG AAGAGTGCTCGTACTGGCTGCCTCTCTATGGAAGCGTGTGTTGCCGCCTTGCAGCCCAGCCTCAGTGTATGACCCAGCAGATGATGAGCGGACCTTTAAAAGTGTCG CAGTTGGGTGGCGGCCCTCCCAGTTGGACCAAAGTCTACGCGGTCTTGAAAGGAACCAGCCTCTCCTGCTACCAACGACAAGAAGACGTCCAGGACGGTGGCGTGGACCCGGCTTTCACCATCGCCATCAGCAAG GAGACGAGGATACGCGTGTCAGAGAAGGACGCTCAGGGCAAAGCTCAGAACGTTTGCATCAGCAACCAGTACGGCGGCGAAGACGTCACGCACATTCTCACCACGGACAGTCGCGAGGAGACGCACAAGTGGATGGAGGCCTTCTGGCAGCACTTCTACGACATGA GTCAGTGGAAGCAGTGCTGCAATGACTTGATGAAAATTGAGCAGCCGTCGCCACGGAAACCAACCCCCGTCGCGCCGAAGCAGGGCTCCCTTTACCACGAAATGG TTATTGAGTCTTCGGACGAGTTCGGCAGCAACGTGTCGGACATGTTGGCCCGGAGGATGCAGGAGTTGGCACTGCGCAGCCAGCTGGGCACCTCTCCCACCTGGATGTCCCTCTTTGAGGAGAACCACCCCAAAAGCGCCGCCCCCCCTGGTCCTTGCAGCTCCCGCCTGGCGGGGCCCCTCGACCCACAGCGCCTCACCCGGAGCCCCGCCAGCCCCCCGCGGGCTCCGCTGTCCTCCAATGCCAGCCTGACGTCAGACAGCGACAGCCACTGCAGCACCAGCCCGTGCTCGCGCCACCACGGCTGGCCCGAGCCCTCGCCGGGCTTCTCCCTGTCGTCCCCGTCCCGCCACCGGCCGCGCACGCTCTCGCTGGATGCCAAGCTCAGCACGCTACGGGGGAGGGGCTACGCAGGAGGGGGCGCCTTCCGCTACACCTGCCGGCCTCCCGCTTCGTCCCGCTCGCCGCTGTCCCAGCGCAGCGCGCAGACGGCGCTGTCCGGCTCCACCTccagcagcagctccagcaaCAGCGAGGGCGGACACAGCCCAGAGACGTCCGAGTGCGCCGCCTTCTCGCGGCCTTCGCCGGCCAGACGCAGCCTCAGGAACCTCAGGGCCAGACTGGACCCCCGCAACTGGCTCCAAAGTCAGGTGTGA
- the rtkna gene encoding rhotekin isoform X2, with amino-acid sequence MSTVFIHSSRLLIQMLVREDIAPLCAACIIPQHLPSTDSDIQKKIDHEIRMRDGACKLLAACSQRDQSLEAAKSLQTCSTRIMAYMSELQKMKEAQVMQKATRRSSDAGPMDDRLPCKGKVAISDLRIPLMWKDTEYFKNKGELHRCAVFCLLQLGGDIFDTDMVIVDRTLTDICFDNIIVFGEAGPAFELRVELYSCCSEDDFSAGSTPRKLASKLSSSLGRSAGKKLRAAMEPGPCSPVSNGGASPLLLPVPSVPGPKYHLLAHTTLSLSHAQDNFRTHDLTISGNEECSYWLPLYGSVCCRLAAQPQCMTQQMMSGPLKVSQLGGGPPSWTKVYAVLKGTSLSCYQRQEDVQDGGVDPAFTIAISKETRIRVSEKDAQGKAQNVCISNQYGGEDVTHILTTDSREETHKWMEAFWQHFYDMSQWKQCCNDLMKIEQPSPRKPTPVAPKQGSLYHEMVIESSDEFGSNVSDMLARRMQELALRSQLGTSPTWMSLFEENHPKSAAPPGPCSSRLAGPLDPQRLTRSPASPPRAPLSSNASLTSDSDSHCSTSPCSRHHGWPEPSPGFSLSSPSRHRPRTLSLDAKLSTLRGRGYAGGGAFRYTCRPPASSRSPLSQRSAQTALSGSTSSSSSSNSEGGHSPETSECAAFSRPSPARRSLRNLRARLDPRNWLQSQV; translated from the exons ATGAGTACggtgttcattcattcatcacgcCTCCTCATCCAGATGCTCGTAAGAGAAGATATAGCACCACTGTGTGCTGCATGCATTATTCCTCAACACCTGCCTTCAACT GACAGCGACATCCAGAAAAAAATCGACCATGAGATCCGGATGCGCGACGGGGCCTGCAAGCTGCTGGCCGCCTGCTCGCAGCGAGACCAGTCCTTGGAAGCGGCCAAGAGCCTGCAGACGTGCAGCACCCGCATCATGGCCTACATGTCCGAGCTGCAGAAGATGAAGGAGGCGCAGGTCATGCAGAAGGCCACGCGGAGGTCGTCCGACGCCGGGCCCATGGATGACCGACTGCCGTGCAAAGGAAAAGTCGCCATATCGG ATCTGCGTATACCTCTCATGTGGAAAGACACCGAGTACTTCAAGAACAAAGGAG AGCTCCATCGCTGTGCAGTGTTTTGCCTGCTGCAGTTGGGAGGAGACATCTTCGACACGGACATGGTGATAGTGGACCGCACGCTCACGGACATTTGCTTCGACAACATCATTGTATT CGGGGAAGCCGGCCCTGCTTTCGAGCTGCGCGTCGAGCTGTACAGCTGCTGCTCAGAAGACGACTTCTCCGCGGGGAGCACGCCCAGGAAGCTAGCCAGCAAGCTGAGCTCCTCCTTGGGTCGCTCGGCCGGCAAGAAACTGCGGGCGGCTATGGAGCCTGGGCCCTGCAGCCCAGTGAGCAACGGAGGGGCCTCGCCTCTTTTGCTGCCGGTTCCTTCCGTACC GGGCCCCAAGTACCACCTGCTGGCTCATACCACCCTGTCGCTGTCACACGCCCAGGACAATTTCCGAACGCACGACCTCACCATCTCGGGCAACG AAGAGTGCTCGTACTGGCTGCCTCTCTATGGAAGCGTGTGTTGCCGCCTTGCAGCCCAGCCTCAGTGTATGACCCAGCAGATGATGAGCGGACCTTTAAAAGTGTCG CAGTTGGGTGGCGGCCCTCCCAGTTGGACCAAAGTCTACGCGGTCTTGAAAGGAACCAGCCTCTCCTGCTACCAACGACAAGAAGACGTCCAGGACGGTGGCGTGGACCCGGCTTTCACCATCGCCATCAGCAAG GAGACGAGGATACGCGTGTCAGAGAAGGACGCTCAGGGCAAAGCTCAGAACGTTTGCATCAGCAACCAGTACGGCGGCGAAGACGTCACGCACATTCTCACCACGGACAGTCGCGAGGAGACGCACAAGTGGATGGAGGCCTTCTGGCAGCACTTCTACGACATGA GTCAGTGGAAGCAGTGCTGCAATGACTTGATGAAAATTGAGCAGCCGTCGCCACGGAAACCAACCCCCGTCGCGCCGAAGCAGGGCTCCCTTTACCACGAAATGG TTATTGAGTCTTCGGACGAGTTCGGCAGCAACGTGTCGGACATGTTGGCCCGGAGGATGCAGGAGTTGGCACTGCGCAGCCAGCTGGGCACCTCTCCCACCTGGATGTCCCTCTTTGAGGAGAACCACCCCAAAAGCGCCGCCCCCCCTGGTCCTTGCAGCTCCCGCCTGGCGGGGCCCCTCGACCCACAGCGCCTCACCCGGAGCCCCGCCAGCCCCCCGCGGGCTCCGCTGTCCTCCAATGCCAGCCTGACGTCAGACAGCGACAGCCACTGCAGCACCAGCCCGTGCTCGCGCCACCACGGCTGGCCCGAGCCCTCGCCGGGCTTCTCCCTGTCGTCCCCGTCCCGCCACCGGCCGCGCACGCTCTCGCTGGATGCCAAGCTCAGCACGCTACGGGGGAGGGGCTACGCAGGAGGGGGCGCCTTCCGCTACACCTGCCGGCCTCCCGCTTCGTCCCGCTCGCCGCTGTCCCAGCGCAGCGCGCAGACGGCGCTGTCCGGCTCCACCTccagcagcagctccagcaaCAGCGAGGGCGGACACAGCCCAGAGACGTCCGAGTGCGCCGCCTTCTCGCGGCCTTCGCCGGCCAGACGCAGCCTCAGGAACCTCAGGGCCAGACTGGACCCCCGCAACTGGCTCCAAAGTCAGGTGTGA
- the rtkna gene encoding rhotekin isoform X6 translates to MNDTNDQADSDIQKKIDHEIRMRDGACKLLAACSQRDQSLEAAKSLQTCSTRIMAYMSELQKMKEAQVMQKATRRSSDAGPMDDRLPCKGKVAISDLRIPLMWKDTEYFKNKGELHRCAVFCLLQLGGDIFDTDMVIVDRTLTDICFDNIIVFGEAGPAFELRVELYSCCSEDDFSAGSTPRKLASKLSSSLGRSAGKKLRAAMEPGPCSPVSNGGASPLLLPVPSVPGPKYHLLAHTTLSLSHAQDNFRTHDLTISGNEECSYWLPLYGSVCCRLAAQPQCMTQQMMSGPLKVSLGGGPPSWTKVYAVLKGTSLSCYQRQEDVQDGGVDPAFTIAISKETRIRVSEKDAQGKAQNVCISNQYGGEDVTHILTTDSREETHKWMEAFWQHFYDMSQWKQCCNDLMKIEQPSPRKPTPVAPKQGSLYHEMVIESSDEFGSNVSDMLARRMQELALRSQLGTSPTWMSLFEENHPKSAAPPGPCSSRLAGPLDPQRLTRSPASPPRAPLSSNASLTSDSDSHCSTSPCSRHHGWPEPSPGFSLSSPSRHRPRTLSLDAKLSTLRGRGYAGGGAFRYTCRPPASSRSPLSQRSAQTALSGSTSSSSSSNSEGGHSPETSECAAFSRPSPARRSLRNLRARLDPRNWLQSQV, encoded by the exons ATGAACGACACGAACGACCAAGCG GACAGCGACATCCAGAAAAAAATCGACCATGAGATCCGGATGCGCGACGGGGCCTGCAAGCTGCTGGCCGCCTGCTCGCAGCGAGACCAGTCCTTGGAAGCGGCCAAGAGCCTGCAGACGTGCAGCACCCGCATCATGGCCTACATGTCCGAGCTGCAGAAGATGAAGGAGGCGCAGGTCATGCAGAAGGCCACGCGGAGGTCGTCCGACGCCGGGCCCATGGATGACCGACTGCCGTGCAAAGGAAAAGTCGCCATATCGG ATCTGCGTATACCTCTCATGTGGAAAGACACCGAGTACTTCAAGAACAAAGGAG AGCTCCATCGCTGTGCAGTGTTTTGCCTGCTGCAGTTGGGAGGAGACATCTTCGACACGGACATGGTGATAGTGGACCGCACGCTCACGGACATTTGCTTCGACAACATCATTGTATT CGGGGAAGCCGGCCCTGCTTTCGAGCTGCGCGTCGAGCTGTACAGCTGCTGCTCAGAAGACGACTTCTCCGCGGGGAGCACGCCCAGGAAGCTAGCCAGCAAGCTGAGCTCCTCCTTGGGTCGCTCGGCCGGCAAGAAACTGCGGGCGGCTATGGAGCCTGGGCCCTGCAGCCCAGTGAGCAACGGAGGGGCCTCGCCTCTTTTGCTGCCGGTTCCTTCCGTACC GGGCCCCAAGTACCACCTGCTGGCTCATACCACCCTGTCGCTGTCACACGCCCAGGACAATTTCCGAACGCACGACCTCACCATCTCGGGCAACG AAGAGTGCTCGTACTGGCTGCCTCTCTATGGAAGCGTGTGTTGCCGCCTTGCAGCCCAGCCTCAGTGTATGACCCAGCAGATGATGAGCGGACCTTTAAAAGTGTCG TTGGGTGGCGGCCCTCCCAGTTGGACCAAAGTCTACGCGGTCTTGAAAGGAACCAGCCTCTCCTGCTACCAACGACAAGAAGACGTCCAGGACGGTGGCGTGGACCCGGCTTTCACCATCGCCATCAGCAAG GAGACGAGGATACGCGTGTCAGAGAAGGACGCTCAGGGCAAAGCTCAGAACGTTTGCATCAGCAACCAGTACGGCGGCGAAGACGTCACGCACATTCTCACCACGGACAGTCGCGAGGAGACGCACAAGTGGATGGAGGCCTTCTGGCAGCACTTCTACGACATGA GTCAGTGGAAGCAGTGCTGCAATGACTTGATGAAAATTGAGCAGCCGTCGCCACGGAAACCAACCCCCGTCGCGCCGAAGCAGGGCTCCCTTTACCACGAAATGG TTATTGAGTCTTCGGACGAGTTCGGCAGCAACGTGTCGGACATGTTGGCCCGGAGGATGCAGGAGTTGGCACTGCGCAGCCAGCTGGGCACCTCTCCCACCTGGATGTCCCTCTTTGAGGAGAACCACCCCAAAAGCGCCGCCCCCCCTGGTCCTTGCAGCTCCCGCCTGGCGGGGCCCCTCGACCCACAGCGCCTCACCCGGAGCCCCGCCAGCCCCCCGCGGGCTCCGCTGTCCTCCAATGCCAGCCTGACGTCAGACAGCGACAGCCACTGCAGCACCAGCCCGTGCTCGCGCCACCACGGCTGGCCCGAGCCCTCGCCGGGCTTCTCCCTGTCGTCCCCGTCCCGCCACCGGCCGCGCACGCTCTCGCTGGATGCCAAGCTCAGCACGCTACGGGGGAGGGGCTACGCAGGAGGGGGCGCCTTCCGCTACACCTGCCGGCCTCCCGCTTCGTCCCGCTCGCCGCTGTCCCAGCGCAGCGCGCAGACGGCGCTGTCCGGCTCCACCTccagcagcagctccagcaaCAGCGAGGGCGGACACAGCCCAGAGACGTCCGAGTGCGCCGCCTTCTCGCGGCCTTCGCCGGCCAGACGCAGCCTCAGGAACCTCAGGGCCAGACTGGACCCCCGCAACTGGCTCCAAAGTCAGGTGTGA